In the Desulfosporosinus acidiphilus SJ4 genome, TTAAAAATAAGCGATAATTTATAAGCTAACATTATTGATGGCTTATATATTCCTTTTTCTAGAGAAATTATAGTTCGAGATGATACACCTACTTTTTCTGCTAACTGTTCCTGAGTTAATCCAAGGTTAATTCGAAACTCTCTTACACGATTATCCAATTAATGAATCCCCCCTAAATTCAGTAATGAGGAGCTCTACACGAAGTATGCTTCACAAGAAGCTGACTTCACATGAAGTATACTTCGTATGAAACATAAAGTCAACCCTAAGAACTAGATGGAAAGGATGTCAGTCTGTTCAGCTTGATGATAAGGTTTTATTAGAACATTTTTAAGCTTCTAGTTATTCTTAAAATATTCAGTGAAAAATGACGCCCTTCTATGTCTTACGGCATTCGAATAATTATGGAGAATATAAAAATTGGGTTTGTTGATATAATAAATAGACTTTTGGAGGTGAGAGGTGGATTATACGATGCAAATAGAGGAAATTATATCCGGAGTAAAAGAGGCCCTCAAAATTCATGAATACGCTTTTATTAATGCTGAGGACGTTATATTTTCTCAAGAAGTAAGAGGATTAT is a window encoding:
- a CDS encoding helix-turn-helix transcriptional regulator, encoding MDNRVREFRINLGLTQEQLAEKVGVSSRTIISLEKGIYKPSIMLAYKLSLIFNETIECIFKLDENLKKEEKKR